The proteins below come from a single Deinococcus humi genomic window:
- a CDS encoding FRG domain-containing protein: protein MTTNQRPETWEELLSALQHNTWNSELRRFRSPYIFRGQGTTAPLTTSLQRLSSTPRDIERHLIRAFRKYALATVPPQRQLWSWLALGQHHGLPTRLLDWTYSPLVALHFATSDERHDDEDGVVWMLDPATTAAELPEELQSLLEREGSSVFTTEMLGGFSGENAEATLPFDAEIGWLDRMEGQHGKPFLLLLEPPSIDQRIVQQSALFALLSNPDMTPEHWLQQQINLARRVVVAQEMKWEIRDRLDQFNITERTLFPDLNGLSQWLRRYYRQRPEESASHEDALTPEDRRHREE, encoded by the coding sequence ATGACCACCAATCAGCGTCCTGAGACCTGGGAAGAGCTGCTGAGCGCATTGCAGCACAACACCTGGAATTCAGAATTGCGGCGCTTCCGCTCTCCTTACATCTTCCGGGGACAGGGCACCACAGCGCCTCTGACCACCTCATTGCAACGCCTCTCCAGCACCCCGCGCGACATTGAGCGACATCTGATCCGCGCCTTTCGCAAGTACGCGCTTGCCACCGTACCGCCCCAGCGTCAGTTGTGGTCCTGGCTGGCGCTGGGGCAACATCATGGCCTGCCCACCCGCTTACTGGACTGGACGTATTCACCGCTGGTTGCCCTGCATTTTGCAACCAGTGACGAACGCCATGATGATGAGGATGGCGTGGTCTGGATGCTTGATCCAGCCACCACAGCTGCTGAGCTTCCAGAAGAGTTGCAGAGCCTCTTAGAGCGAGAGGGCAGCAGCGTTTTTACCACAGAGATGCTGGGGGGCTTCAGTGGGGAGAACGCTGAGGCCACATTACCTTTCGATGCCGAAATCGGCTGGCTGGACCGGATGGAAGGCCAGCACGGAAAGCCTTTCCTGCTGCTGCTGGAACCCCCATCGATTGACCAGCGGATCGTCCAACAGTCGGCGCTGTTTGCCCTGCTGTCGAACCCTGACATGACGCCCGAACATTGGTTACAACAGCAAATCAATCTGGCACGGCGGGTGGTTGTGGCACAGGAAATGAAATGGGAAATCCGTGATCGACTGGATCAATTCAACATCACTGAACGTACGCTGTTCCCAGACCTCAATGGTCTGAGCCAGTGGCTACGCCGCTATTACCGGCAGCGTCCCGAGGAAAGTGCATCCCACGAGGATGCTCTGACTCCAGAGGACCGCAGGCATAGAGAGGAATAG
- a CDS encoding SDR family oxidoreductase yields MTNEEKSSQNAQPETASTQEMPQQVPAETQQKEPGSEAEMSLTPVVIRDDYKGSDKLKGKVALITGGDSGIGRAVAVHFAREGADVAIVYLDEHEDAQATLEMVQAEGRRGLCIAGDIGDVQFCQDAVKQVVQELGGLNVLVNNAAEQHPREKITEISPEQLERTFRTNIFSMFYLTQAAMPHLQKGDCIVNSTSITAYKGSPQLLDYSSTKGAIVAFTRSLSQNLAEQGIRVNAVAPGPIWTPLIPSTFDRERVGEHGQDTPLGRPGQPAEVAPSYVFLASEDSSYISGQVLHPNGGDVVNG; encoded by the coding sequence ATGACAAACGAAGAAAAGTCCAGTCAGAATGCACAGCCTGAAACGGCTTCTACCCAGGAGATGCCACAGCAGGTCCCAGCGGAAACACAGCAGAAGGAGCCGGGCAGCGAGGCCGAGATGAGCCTGACACCCGTTGTGATCCGCGACGACTACAAGGGAAGCGACAAGCTGAAAGGGAAGGTAGCGCTGATCACAGGCGGCGACAGCGGCATTGGGCGAGCTGTTGCGGTGCATTTCGCACGTGAAGGCGCGGACGTGGCCATCGTGTATCTCGACGAGCACGAGGACGCTCAGGCCACCCTTGAAATGGTGCAGGCCGAGGGGCGCCGGGGCCTGTGCATTGCTGGGGATATCGGAGACGTGCAGTTTTGTCAGGACGCTGTGAAGCAGGTTGTGCAGGAACTCGGCGGTCTGAACGTCTTGGTCAACAATGCCGCTGAGCAACACCCACGGGAAAAGATCACGGAAATCAGCCCTGAACAACTGGAACGGACCTTCCGCACCAACATTTTCAGCATGTTCTACCTGACGCAGGCCGCCATGCCGCACCTGCAAAAAGGGGACTGCATCGTGAACTCCACCAGCATTACGGCCTACAAGGGCAGCCCACAACTGCTTGATTACTCCAGCACCAAGGGCGCGATTGTGGCCTTCACGCGCAGTCTCTCGCAGAACCTCGCCGAACAGGGCATCCGCGTCAATGCGGTGGCTCCTGGCCCCATCTGGACACCGCTGATCCCCAGTACCTTTGACCGCGAACGGGTGGGCGAGCACGGCCAGGACACGCCACTGGGACGTCCCGGCCAGCCCGCCGAGGTTGCGCCCAGCTACGTGTTCCTGGCTTCCGAGGACAGCAGCTATATCAGTGGTCAGGTGCTGCACCCCAACGGTGGGGACGTAGTCAACGGCTAA
- a CDS encoding DUF2171 domain-containing protein — translation MELDNDLVSGLPIICADDFIHGHAESVESEYLVTTPMEDGQRHFIPLNVVDHVDDGVYLNITSDELQQLL, via the coding sequence ATGGAACTCGATAACGATCTGGTCTCCGGACTGCCCATTATCTGCGCTGACGATTTTATCCACGGGCACGCCGAAAGCGTGGAATCCGAATACCTGGTGACCACTCCCATGGAGGACGGGCAACGTCACTTTATTCCCTTGAATGTTGTGGATCACGTGGATGATGGCGTGTACCTGAATATCACCAGCGACGAACTCCAGCAGCTGCTGTAG
- a CDS encoding chemotaxis protein CheB yields MLPHRLIVIGASAGGTEPLLELVAGLPCGFPAAICIVTHIPAHSPSRLPEILSNAGPLPASHPHDGEPVRPGRIYCAPPDSHLLVEEGHLAVKRGPRENRNRPAIDALFRSAGYGEGPGAIGVVLSGMLDDGTSGLWTIKRFGGTTIVQDPAEAEYDSMPLSALNQVEVDHVVRARDLAALLVRLAAEPLLKAEGGRVSDHDRRRVEAEISIAMCGHAFRKGVMDFGQVTPQTCPECGGVLVQIREGGFTRYRCHTGHAYTADTLLTSVSEHVEETLWQTMRTLEEATLLLENTGAEYRENGNARLAQAYARRAGEMEARSRAIFDSIVWSKTLSAQRIKHEEEK; encoded by the coding sequence ATGCTTCCCCACCGGCTCATCGTTATCGGCGCGTCTGCGGGGGGCACGGAACCGCTGCTCGAACTCGTGGCGGGGTTGCCCTGTGGCTTTCCTGCGGCGATCTGCATCGTCACCCACATTCCCGCCCACAGTCCCAGCCGCCTGCCCGAGATTCTCAGCAACGCCGGACCTCTGCCTGCCTCCCACCCGCATGACGGAGAACCTGTTCGGCCTGGACGCATCTATTGCGCTCCGCCGGACAGCCATTTGCTTGTCGAAGAAGGTCACCTCGCCGTCAAGCGGGGGCCGCGAGAGAACCGCAACCGCCCTGCCATCGACGCCCTCTTCCGCTCCGCCGGTTACGGCGAGGGGCCCGGTGCCATCGGGGTGGTGCTGTCTGGGATGCTGGACGACGGCACCTCGGGGCTGTGGACCATCAAGCGCTTCGGCGGCACCACGATCGTGCAGGACCCTGCGGAGGCCGAATACGATTCCATGCCGCTCAGCGCCCTGAACCAGGTGGAGGTGGATCACGTCGTGCGCGCCCGCGATCTCGCCGCACTGCTCGTGCGCCTGGCGGCAGAACCGCTGCTGAAGGCTGAAGGAGGACGGGTCAGTGACCATGATCGGCGGCGTGTTGAGGCAGAGATCAGCATTGCCATGTGCGGCCACGCCTTTCGCAAGGGCGTTATGGACTTCGGCCAGGTGACGCCACAAACCTGCCCGGAATGTGGTGGAGTGCTGGTCCAGATCAGGGAGGGCGGCTTTACCCGCTACCGCTGTCACACCGGACATGCCTATACCGCGGACACCCTGCTGACCAGCGTGAGCGAGCACGTCGAGGAGACGCTGTGGCAGACGATGCGCACGCTGGAGGAAGCGACGTTGCTACTGGAGAACACCGGCGCGGAGTACCGGGAGAACGGCAACGCCCGCCTGGCGCAGGCCTACGCCCGCCGGGCCGGCGAGATGGAGGCGCGCAGCCGCGCGATCTTCGACTCGATTGTCTGGAGTAAGACGTTGAGCGCCCAGCGGATCAAACACGAAGAAGAGAAATAA
- a CDS encoding CheR family methyltransferase, whose translation MSDDQRHPPRPVQSSSSTSGGSEVAPTPPQLSAVVGIGGSAGALDGYERFFLGLPLGGALAFVVVAHLSPNGESLMPDLLRRCTSLPVVEIEEGMRVEPDHVYVAPGGFSPAIMNGTLLLRDLETAQGRTIDAFLSSLAADQGKRAVAVILSGMGDDGQQGVRAVSENLGLVLAQDPASADYPAMPTNAIATGVVLEVLPPAELAPRLHELVTRTRLLQSDPGAVSTADLQKILHLVRERSGQDFSRYKVATLLRRVDRRMQGQRLVTLPQYLQYLKRHPDEIDALFDDLTINVTSFFRDPEAFEHLKNHLRDSLTRPGREGEAIRAWVVGCASGEEAYSLAIVLHELTQEPGWAGPTAVQVFATDIDPRSIEKARLGLYPRSIKQNVTPERLKQYFTETGDGYQISNLIRDMIVFARHNTFGDPPFTALDLLCCRNMLIYLNSELQKRVLSVFHYALRPGALLFLGASETIGPSDEKFEAVESRWRIYRRGPGAAGALPVEALLSGVGSPRPLTPPVREGRPVYANALPQHVQRLLLATYAPAAVVVNAQGDILYVNGRTSRYLELPSGMGGISNVLDMSRDGLRFELSTAMRRVLQERRAVTLRDVGHGDAGAPFILDVTVQPIHPPEGQADGDTLLIAFQERPAEGITAQAAPEQVDQVQALTRELHHLRETLQMTSEEHIISTEELRSTNEEYQTTIEELKSTNEELLTSKEELQSLNEELITTNAEHRGIIQNLTQAQGDMKNLLESAGIATLFLGNDLRIKRFTPQIDMVINLLQTDIGRHIGDINVRLRDVDFGGHVAQVLETLLPFEAQVQTPEGHWHLMRVTPYRTSDNFIDGAVVTFTNIDAVKSLEARLDHSELYSEALLNAVLIPTLVFDDDLRLVTANRALYSLLQVSPEQARGQRLADLGRRQLDLWELRERLMDMVLTDTPLTQYVIDLNAPGVGMQKTKVEAWPVLGLDGTRALHLLMLEDITAVMQRAAQAGETFTGDAEDPLQGE comes from the coding sequence ATGTCAGACGACCAGCGCCACCCGCCCCGCCCCGTTCAGTCCAGTTCATCCACGTCCGGCGGCTCCGAAGTCGCGCCCACCCCGCCGCAACTCTCGGCGGTGGTTGGCATCGGCGGGTCGGCGGGCGCGCTCGACGGCTACGAGCGGTTTTTCCTGGGCTTACCGCTGGGCGGCGCCCTGGCGTTCGTGGTGGTGGCGCACCTCAGTCCAAACGGCGAGAGCCTGATGCCGGACCTGCTGCGCCGCTGCACCTCCCTCCCCGTTGTGGAGATAGAGGAGGGCATGCGGGTAGAGCCGGACCATGTCTATGTCGCTCCCGGCGGGTTCAGCCCCGCAATCATGAACGGCACGCTGCTGCTGCGCGACCTGGAGACGGCGCAGGGACGCACCATTGACGCGTTCCTCAGCAGCCTCGCCGCCGACCAGGGCAAACGCGCGGTGGCGGTAATCCTGTCAGGCATGGGCGACGACGGCCAGCAGGGTGTCCGGGCGGTCAGCGAGAACCTCGGACTGGTGCTGGCGCAGGATCCCGCCAGCGCCGACTACCCGGCCATGCCCACGAATGCCATCGCCACCGGCGTGGTCCTTGAAGTTCTGCCGCCCGCCGAGCTTGCGCCCCGGCTGCACGAGCTGGTCACGCGTACACGCCTGCTGCAAAGTGACCCGGGGGCCGTGTCCACCGCAGACCTTCAGAAGATCCTGCACCTCGTCCGGGAGCGCAGCGGGCAGGACTTCAGCCGCTACAAGGTGGCCACCCTGCTGCGCCGCGTCGACCGGCGCATGCAGGGCCAGCGGCTGGTCACCCTGCCGCAGTACCTCCAGTACCTCAAGCGGCACCCCGACGAGATCGACGCGCTGTTCGACGACCTCACCATCAATGTGACGAGCTTCTTCCGCGACCCCGAGGCATTCGAGCACCTCAAAAACCACCTGCGAGACTCTCTCACCCGGCCTGGCCGGGAAGGTGAGGCGATTCGGGCCTGGGTCGTGGGCTGCGCCAGCGGCGAGGAGGCGTACAGCCTCGCCATCGTCCTGCACGAGCTGACCCAAGAACCGGGCTGGGCGGGGCCGACGGCGGTGCAGGTGTTCGCCACCGACATCGACCCACGGTCCATCGAGAAGGCCCGGCTGGGCCTGTATCCCCGCTCCATCAAGCAGAACGTCACCCCCGAGCGACTCAAGCAGTACTTCACCGAGACCGGCGACGGCTACCAGATCAGCAACCTGATCCGCGACATGATTGTGTTTGCCCGGCACAACACCTTTGGAGACCCGCCCTTCACTGCGCTGGATCTGCTGTGCTGCCGCAACATGCTGATCTACCTGAATTCCGAACTGCAAAAGCGGGTCCTGTCCGTCTTCCACTACGCGCTCAGGCCAGGAGCGCTGCTGTTTCTGGGGGCAAGCGAGACCATCGGGCCGTCCGACGAGAAGTTCGAGGCCGTCGAGTCCCGCTGGCGCATCTACCGGCGCGGGCCGGGCGCTGCGGGCGCTCTTCCCGTCGAGGCGCTGCTGAGCGGCGTGGGCAGTCCCCGTCCCCTGACCCCGCCAGTGCGGGAGGGTCGGCCCGTGTACGCCAATGCCTTGCCGCAGCATGTGCAGCGCCTGTTGCTGGCCACCTACGCACCTGCGGCAGTCGTGGTGAACGCGCAGGGCGATATTCTGTACGTGAACGGGCGCACCAGCCGTTACCTGGAGTTGCCCTCCGGGATGGGCGGCATCAGCAACGTGCTGGACATGAGCCGCGACGGCCTGCGCTTCGAACTCTCCACCGCCATGCGCCGCGTCCTTCAGGAGAGGCGCGCGGTCACGCTGCGCGACGTGGGGCATGGTGACGCGGGGGCGCCCTTCATCCTGGACGTGACGGTGCAGCCCATCCACCCCCCCGAGGGACAGGCCGATGGGGACACGCTGCTGATCGCGTTTCAGGAGCGGCCCGCCGAGGGAATCACTGCCCAGGCCGCGCCCGAGCAGGTGGATCAGGTACAGGCCCTGACCCGGGAACTGCACCACCTGCGCGAGACCTTGCAGATGACCAGCGAGGAACACATCATCTCCACCGAGGAGCTGCGCAGCACCAACGAGGAGTACCAGACAACCATTGAGGAACTCAAGAGCACCAACGAGGAACTGCTGACCTCCAAGGAGGAACTCCAGTCGCTCAATGAGGAACTCATCACCACGAACGCCGAACACCGGGGCATCATTCAAAACCTGACCCAGGCGCAGGGCGACATGAAGAACCTGCTGGAGAGCGCGGGAATTGCCACCCTGTTCCTGGGCAACGACCTGCGCATCAAGCGCTTCACACCCCAGATCGACATGGTCATCAACCTGCTTCAGACGGATATCGGGCGGCATATCGGTGACATCAACGTGCGGCTCAGGGATGTGGACTTCGGGGGGCACGTGGCGCAGGTGCTGGAAACGCTGCTGCCCTTCGAGGCGCAGGTTCAGACCCCCGAGGGCCACTGGCACCTGATGCGCGTCACCCCCTATCGCACCTCCGATAACTTCATCGACGGGGCCGTCGTGACCTTTACCAACATCGACGCCGTCAAGTCCCTGGAAGCGAGGCTGGATCACTCGGAACTGTACTCGGAAGCGCTGCTCAATGCCGTCCTCATCCCAACGCTGGTGTTCGACGACGACCTGCGCCTGGTGACGGCCAACCGGGCGCTGTACAGCCTGCTGCAAGTGTCGCCCGAGCAGGCCCGGGGGCAGCGACTGGCCGACCTTGGCCGCCGACAGCTTGATCTGTGGGAGCTGCGGGAGCGGCTCATGGACATGGTGCTGACTGATACACCGCTGACCCAGTACGTCATCGATCTCAACGCCCCTGGCGTGGGCATGCAGAAGACGAAGGTGGAGGCGTGGCCGGTGCTGGGCCTGGATGGAACGCGCGCCCTGCATCTGCTGATGCTGGAGGACATCACGGCGGTGATGCAGCGGGCGGCTCAGGCGGGCGAAACGTTTACGGGCGACGCGGAAGACCCTTTGCAGGGGGAATGA
- a CDS encoding sensor histidine kinase: MSDPKNKRDDQSLRETAVRQLEEGLHAVPPPSETREALQHELSVHQIELELQNEELRHTVLELRQLHEKYLGLYDFAPVGYFTLDQSGTIRQANLRAGRLLGVERSRLLGRRLLQFTAPESNTTLAALLPRLLVSEDGLVTELRLQRADGSVFPVRLEGQAYSSGESLIAVTDITTEKAAQDELLRLNENLERRVVERTARIRELSDELRTVMLAVAEDLMDSLHRVASFVEVLRHDVSTVPVTPAQRFAPVFRSVERMEELARALLEYSRASSTRVRLVSLDLNRVFSEVEKDLQPSMEGRNVKLTRDPLPTVTADIAMMQQMFLNLLENALKFTADREVARIHVGADETETEFILRFEDNGVGFNNRHRDKLFQVFKRLHPESAFPGVGIGLAIVRRACTRFGGRVWAEGRVGEGATFFVAWPKHPTVLE; encoded by the coding sequence ATGAGTGACCCGAAGAACAAACGAGATGATCAGAGTCTGCGTGAGACTGCCGTGCGGCAGCTTGAGGAGGGACTCCACGCGGTTCCACCCCCGTCAGAGACCCGGGAAGCCCTGCAACACGAGCTGTCGGTCCACCAGATCGAGCTGGAGCTTCAGAACGAGGAACTGCGGCACACGGTACTGGAGTTGCGGCAGCTGCATGAAAAGTACCTTGGGCTCTACGACTTTGCGCCGGTAGGGTACTTTACCCTGGACCAGAGCGGCACCATCCGCCAGGCGAACTTGCGGGCGGGCCGTCTGCTGGGGGTGGAGCGGTCCCGGCTGCTGGGGCGCCGCCTGTTGCAGTTCACGGCCCCCGAATCAAATACCACGCTGGCAGCGCTGCTGCCCCGCCTGCTCGTCAGTGAGGACGGGCTGGTAACGGAACTGCGGCTGCAACGGGCAGACGGCAGTGTGTTCCCTGTGCGGCTGGAGGGTCAGGCGTACTCCTCCGGAGAGAGCCTGATCGCGGTGACGGACATCACGACCGAGAAAGCCGCGCAGGACGAGTTGCTGCGGCTGAACGAGAACCTGGAGCGGCGCGTCGTGGAACGCACCGCCAGAATCCGCGAACTCAGCGACGAACTCCGTACCGTCATGCTCGCCGTCGCGGAGGACCTGATGGACTCACTGCACCGCGTGGCGTCTTTCGTGGAGGTGCTGCGCCACGACGTTTCCACCGTCCCGGTAACCCCTGCCCAGCGTTTTGCCCCCGTGTTTCGTTCGGTGGAGCGCATGGAGGAACTCGCCCGGGCGCTGCTGGAGTACAGCCGGGCCAGCTCCACGCGCGTCCGGCTGGTGTCTCTTGACCTGAACCGCGTTTTCTCGGAAGTCGAGAAGGACCTGCAGCCAAGCATGGAAGGGCGGAACGTGAAACTGACCCGCGATCCGCTGCCGACCGTGACCGCCGACATCGCCATGATGCAGCAGATGTTTCTCAATCTGCTGGAAAACGCCCTGAAATTCACTGCGGACCGCGAAGTTGCGCGAATCCATGTGGGCGCGGACGAGACCGAAACGGAATTCATCCTGCGCTTCGAAGACAATGGGGTCGGCTTCAACAACCGCCACAGGGACAAGCTGTTTCAAGTGTTCAAACGCCTGCATCCCGAATCCGCCTTTCCTGGTGTGGGGATCGGCCTCGCCATCGTCCGGCGGGCCTGCACCCGCTTCGGCGGACGCGTCTGGGCCGAGGGCCGGGTCGGCGAGGGCGCGACGTTCTTCGTGGCCTGGCCCAAGCACCCAACCGTGCTGGAATAG
- a CDS encoding chemotaxis protein CheB: MSPAPIVVIGGSAGALDPLQEIASNLPRDSQSPVLVGVHIAPDYPSHPSDLLSGSGPLPTRHAQHAERLRPGRIYVALLDQHLLVDTEQ; encoded by the coding sequence ATGTCCCCTGCGCCCATCGTCGTGATCGGCGGGTCGGCTGGCGCGCTTGACCCCCTCCAGGAGATCGCCTCGAACCTGCCGCGCGATTCCCAGTCCCCTGTCCTCGTCGGGGTCCATATCGCTCCGGACTACCCCAGTCACCCGTCTGATCTCCTCAGCGGCAGCGGACCATTGCCCACCCGACATGCGCAGCACGCCGAGCGCCTGCGGCCGGGCCGTATCTACGTTGCGCTGCTGGACCAGCACCTGCTGGTTGACACTGAACAGTGA
- a CDS encoding HAD family hydrolase encodes MTPYHAVILDLDGTLVDSNDAHARAWLHAFADEGFHLGFDEVRTLIGMGSDQLVPRLTGVQPDSEQYERLSNAWKDHFQRGELPTIRAQPGARELVEELRRRDVDVIIGTSGDESVVEALLMRADVADLVPQRTTASDVEESKPAPDIVKAALKKLGRKADEVLMLGDTPYDIEAAGKSGVDTVALRCGGDDRLDGAVKVYNDPLDWLNHLDELPLG; translated from the coding sequence ATGACCCCCTACCACGCAGTCATTCTCGATCTGGACGGCACGCTGGTGGACAGCAACGACGCCCACGCCCGTGCCTGGCTCCACGCCTTTGCCGACGAGGGCTTCCATCTGGGCTTCGATGAGGTGCGGACCCTGATCGGCATGGGCAGCGATCAACTGGTGCCGCGCCTGACCGGGGTACAGCCGGACAGCGAACAGTACGAACGGCTCTCGAACGCCTGGAAGGACCACTTCCAGCGCGGCGAACTGCCCACCATCCGCGCCCAACCAGGGGCGCGCGAACTGGTGGAGGAATTGCGGCGGCGAGATGTGGACGTGATTATCGGCACCTCAGGCGATGAGTCCGTGGTAGAGGCGTTGCTGATGCGCGCGGACGTGGCCGATCTGGTTCCGCAACGCACCACCGCCTCGGATGTCGAAGAGTCCAAGCCCGCCCCAGACATTGTGAAGGCGGCGCTCAAGAAGCTGGGCCGGAAGGCAGACGAGGTCCTGATGCTGGGCGACACGCCCTACGACATCGAGGCCGCGGGCAAGAGCGGCGTGGATACCGTGGCCCTGCGCTGCGGCGGGGACGACCGGCTGGACGGAGCGGTAAAGGTCTATAACGATCCGCTGGACTGGCTGAACCATCTGGACGAGTTGCCGCTGGGCTGA
- a CDS encoding FAD-binding dehydrogenase, producing MTTHDTDIIVIGAGLAGLVAAAEAADAGKRVLLLDQEGEQNLGGQAFWSFGGLFLIDTPEQRRLGIRDSHELAWRDWQNTAGFDRLEDHWPRRWAEAYVDFAAGEKYGWLASQGVRFFPGVGWAERGGQGASGPGNSVPRFHITWGTGPGVVEPFERRVRQHVATGQIVFRFRHRVRGLNISGGVVHGVHGDILEPSDVLRGEASSRVVVDDFDLNAGAVILTSGGIGGNHELVRKNWPTQRLGPAPDFMVSGVPKHVDGAAQVMAEAAGAHLINRDRMWHYTEGIRNPNPIWPMHGIRILPGPSSLWLAPDGTRLPYPNYPGFDTLGTLQHITAHGYPYTWFVLNRAIIKKEFTLSGSEQNLDLTDRDLRKVAGRLGRNVSPSVQAFMDRGADFVVRDSLPELVRGMNALIGNSAVQFETVQRELLDRDLQVVNVFGKDPQLAVVRGARAFINERLIRIVKPAPLLDPASGPLIAVKLNILTRKTLGGLETDLQARVLGESGQPMPGLYAAGEVAGFGGGGMHGYRSLEGTFLGGCLFSGRVAGRCAAGAVD from the coding sequence ATGACAACCCATGACACCGACATCATCGTGATCGGCGCGGGCCTGGCCGGACTGGTGGCCGCTGCCGAGGCCGCCGACGCCGGCAAACGCGTGCTGCTGCTGGACCAGGAGGGCGAGCAGAATCTGGGCGGACAGGCCTTCTGGTCTTTTGGGGGCCTGTTCCTGATCGACACTCCGGAGCAGCGTCGCCTGGGCATTCGTGACAGCCATGAACTGGCCTGGCGGGACTGGCAGAACACTGCCGGGTTTGACCGCCTCGAAGACCACTGGCCGCGCCGGTGGGCCGAGGCCTACGTGGATTTTGCTGCCGGGGAAAAGTACGGCTGGCTGGCCTCACAGGGCGTGCGCTTCTTTCCGGGCGTGGGCTGGGCCGAGCGCGGCGGGCAGGGCGCGAGTGGTCCCGGGAACAGCGTGCCGCGCTTCCACATCACCTGGGGCACTGGTCCAGGCGTGGTCGAACCGTTCGAGCGCCGCGTCCGCCAGCATGTGGCGACGGGGCAGATTGTCTTCAGATTTCGCCACCGGGTCCGTGGCCTGAACATCAGTGGCGGCGTGGTGCACGGCGTCCACGGCGATATCCTGGAGCCCTCTGACGTGCTGCGCGGCGAGGCCAGCTCCCGCGTCGTCGTGGACGATTTCGATTTGAATGCTGGGGCCGTGATCCTCACGTCCGGTGGCATCGGCGGCAATCACGAGCTGGTGCGCAAGAACTGGCCCACGCAGCGTCTTGGACCTGCGCCCGACTTCATGGTTTCCGGCGTACCGAAGCATGTGGACGGTGCCGCCCAGGTAATGGCCGAGGCGGCGGGCGCGCACCTGATCAACCGGGACCGCATGTGGCATTACACCGAAGGCATTCGCAACCCGAATCCCATCTGGCCGATGCACGGTATCCGCATCCTGCCGGGGCCGAGCAGCCTGTGGCTCGCGCCGGACGGCACGCGGCTGCCATACCCGAATTACCCCGGCTTCGACACCCTGGGCACGCTCCAGCACATCACGGCGCACGGTTACCCCTACACCTGGTTCGTGCTGAACCGGGCGATCATCAAAAAAGAGTTCACCCTCAGCGGGTCCGAACAGAATCTTGATCTGACAGACCGCGATCTGCGTAAGGTGGCCGGACGGTTGGGCAGGAATGTCTCTCCCTCGGTACAGGCCTTTATGGATCGGGGCGCGGATTTCGTGGTGCGCGATAGCCTGCCCGAACTGGTGCGCGGCATGAATGCCTTGATCGGAAACAGCGCGGTGCAATTTGAAACTGTGCAGCGTGAGCTTTTGGACCGTGATCTGCAGGTCGTCAATGTGTTCGGCAAGGATCCACAACTGGCTGTGGTGCGCGGCGCGCGGGCCTTCATCAACGAGCGTCTGATCCGCATTGTCAAACCCGCGCCGCTGCTGGACCCGGCTTCTGGCCCCCTGATCGCCGTCAAGCTGAACATTCTGACCCGCAAGACGCTGGGCGGCCTGGAGACAGACCTTCAGGCGCGGGTTCTGGGGGAAAGCGGTCAGCCCATGCCGGGGCTGTACGCCGCCGGGGAAGTGGCGGGCTTTGGCGGCGGCGGCATGCACGGCTACCGCTCGCTGGAAGGAACTTTCCTGGGCGGCTGCCTGTTCAGCGGGCGGGTGGCGGGGCGCTGCGCGGCGGGGGCAGTGGACTAG